The sequence below is a genomic window from Paenibacillus sp. DCT19.
GTAGGGTCGGCGGGATTAATATCGATGATTATTGCGGGAGGGACAATCGTTTCTAGTTTGGCAAGCGGCAGGATGATTCGGACGATAGGGACAGGCAAAATCACGATGTTCAGTTGTTTGTTAACTGCAGTTTCACTATTTGGGTTTTCGATCGCACCTTCGATGGTTTGGTTTATGCTACTTGCTATTCCATTGGGTCTTGGAGCTGGAGCGGTAGATGCCGCATTGAATCATTATGTAGCCGAGAATTACCAAGCACACCATATGAACTGGCTGCATTGCTTCTGGGGCATTGGTGCTACCATGGGGCCAATCATCATGGCTGGGTATATCGCAGGCGAGAACTCATGGAGAGGCGGTTATACAGCCGTTGCAATCATCCAGTTGATACTAGTCGTTGTATTGCTTGTAACCTTGCCTCTATGGAAACGTGTGGCTGCAACGCGAGAATCATCACGACCAGAGCGTGCAGAGACAGAGCAACAGTCGCACACGAGTCTTCCGGTGAAGGTACTGAATATTCGCGGAGTTAAGCCATCTTTGCTTGCCTTTTTGTTATATTGCGGAGTGGAAACCACCGTTGGATTATGGGGAGCCAGCTATTTGGTAGGTACGAGGAGCATTTCAGCGGAGGTAGCTGCAACGAGCATCTCACTTTATTATGCAGGTGTCACATTTGGTCGGTTGATTACAGGCTTTATTACGCTAAAAGTTCAAAATCGTCTGTTGATCCGGTATGGACAATGGGTAACGATAGCGGGCGGAATTATCTTATTGCTTCCACTGCCTTCCACGTTTTCTGTAGCAGGATTTGTTCTGGTGGGGCTTGGTCTCGCTCCGATCTACCCAGGGCTTTTGCATGAGACACCTACACGATTTGGCAAAGAAAATTCAGCCAAGCTAATGGGCTACCAGATGGCTGTTGCGTATAGCGGAACAACATTGATTCCTCCACTGTTCGGAATTCTGGCAGCGAGAATCGGTACGGGTGCTTTTCCCATTGTTTTGTTCATCCTGCTTGTCCTTATGTTGCTTAGTGCGGAGACAGTGAATCGTCTACTTCTTAAGCCACACAAGTTGGGGAGATGAGTAGATATGGTATACATTATTTTAGCAGCAATCATTTGGCTGGGCGCTCATGTGAATCTTTCTATATCGAAACAACCTATTGAAGTGAAGCTGGTTCGTTCAATGGATGACTTGTTTGAGTAAAGGAACAAAAGTGCTAAAATAAGTTTTACAAGTTGGAAGATATGGTACTGCTGTTTCTTCTTGTTTGGTGAAGAACTGAGGTGGGAACAAGCGGATGATGAGAAAAGCGAATGCAAAATTGATGAAACACATCAACTTAAATAATGTGCGTGAAGTGATGCAACAGATCGAAACGGCGACCAAGCCGCAGCTGGCTTCATTAACGAAGCTTAGTGTGGTGACGATCAACGCTTTGGTGAAGGAACTATGTAATCGTGGAGAATTATTTGAAGATAAAGTAGTTCCCTCGAATGGCGGCAGGCCGGCGCAAGCTTATCGATACAATTATAATTACAGACTTGCACTTGTGTTATATATTCAAGAAATGAAAGGTGAAGAACTGATCTCGGCAACCGTCAT
It includes:
- a CDS encoding sugar MFS transporter produces the protein MATWFLIIIYLAFISLGLPDSLLGSAWPVMWPEIGSSVGSAGLISMIIAGGTIVSSLASGRMIRTIGTGKITMFSCLLTAVSLFGFSIAPSMVWFMLLAIPLGLGAGAVDAALNHYVAENYQAHHMNWLHCFWGIGATMGPIIMAGYIAGENSWRGGYTAVAIIQLILVVVLLVTLPLWKRVAATRESSRPERAETEQQSHTSLPVKVLNIRGVKPSLLAFLLYCGVETTVGLWGASYLVGTRSISAEVAATSISLYYAGVTFGRLITGFITLKVQNRLLIRYGQWVTIAGGIILLLPLPSTFSVAGFVLVGLGLAPIYPGLLHETPTRFGKENSAKLMGYQMAVAYSGTTLIPPLFGILAARIGTGAFPIVLFILLVLMLLSAETVNRLLLKPHKLGR